The genomic region ATATAATTATGAGTTTAATTTTTGGTCAATTGGTTATTGGCCCACCCGGGAGTGGGAAAACTACCTATTGTCATGCTATGTCAAAGTTTTTGGAGAAACTCGGTAGAAAAGTTGCTGTAATCAATATCggtaaaaatacatatatatatatatatataaatacattgtTAACATATGCATATAACAGCAAAAGAAGTTTTTATCACTGTTGCTTTTGTTTGTAGATCCAGCGAATGAAAATATGGAATACAAACCAGTAGTAGACATATCTCAATTAATCAAACATGAAGATGTAATGTCACATTACGGCCTTGGACCAAACGGTGCTTTGGTTTATTGTATGGAATTCTTAGAAGCGAATGTGAAATGGTTAATTACAAAAGTGTTAGACTTAAAGGACTACTACATCATTATTGATTGCCCAGGACAAGTACGTATACAATAATATTATGCATGATATATACACATTGTCACATTTAAACACGAGTTGTAAGGAATTAAGAAGCTAACAAAAAAATTCCTATAAAAATCATTTGGATAAAGGGGCACATTATTTGTGGGTGAGGTAGTACAGGAGATTTGGAAaccaaaatataatttttttaaatgtttaaagcATTCTAGCGAACGTCGAGACCAATTCTACAATGTGCTCATGATAAAAATCGACTTTTTAAAAGTGTTTCTCAAGTTGATTCTCATATTTCAAACAACCCCCGTTTAAGCACGAGTGTGCAACAAGTCGAAAAGtcaaggaaatatttatttcagttgTAGTAATTTATTGTAAGATAGTTTGATTTTTCATTATTAGTAAATTTTATCAATAGTGTTAATACCAGGCATTTTTTTCTAAAATGGTGTTAACTATTCgcgataaaataaattcactaaataaATACTGTGAAGCGATGTCACCATATTATGTAGATACAGCGAAGTCAGTAAAGAATTTTATAGACACGTCATCCTATTAACTCCTTTGTACTTgaaactattttaactcgaaaattaaaatttcttcCTACCTACAATATTTCTTCATTCTCAATGATTTTTAAATTTagtggatacgaaattgatataatatctcatacgatacttaaatgtttcacaattgttatttaaaatagtTATTTTAGCTTCCAAATCTCCTCCATTACTTCACCCACACAGAAATCATTTATACCGCGCATAATGTTGCCCCTTATACCAAATTACTTTTGCAAGAACTTTGTTTTATAGCTTCAATCCTTTACGAGATATTCCAACATTCGTGTTTAATTATAACACCCTTTATCGTAAATGTTACATTTACAGtgatttgaaaaatgttttaacgATCCATAATctacaacaaattccaatgtttagaattttaataaaattcgatttcaaATAGCATTATGTAGTTTCGACTGCACACAGTATTATAGACAACTTTAAGATGAATTCATTTAGCTTATTATGACCTTGAGATGACCTTACCCAGAGACCTTGAACAGAAAAGTCGTCGTGAAGAATTGAGGATTGTATTATTAGAATGttttttcatttagtttaaaaATTACTTCATTAATGAACTAGAATGAATATCAATGATCGACTTCTGCTTAAACATTTTTGTCAAACATAAAAAGTCGCGAGAAGATTAAATTTTGAAACACTCTATGTATAGCCTATATATAATATAGCAAATTTTATACATAACATGTACTCTAAAAATTCTAATATACcagtaaattatatttatataccgaTATTCATAACAGGTTGAACTGTATACGCATCACAACTCGATCAGTGCAATTGCTAACAAATTAGGAGAAAATTTAGTCAGACTATGCAGTGTACATTTGATAGACTCTCACCATTGTAGCGATCCtggtaatttaatatatttatcatACGTTTATCAGTATACAATATTGTTATATGTACAAAAATAATGCACTCTAACAATATTTTGATTTATAGGTAAATACTTATCTTCTTTAATCCTTTGTACTACAACCATGTTAAAACTAGGATTACCTCATGTTAACATAATGACAAAGTttgatgaaatgaaaaaatttagtCATCGCTTAGATTTTAATGTGGATTATTATACTGAAGTgcttaatttaaaatatttattggaTAAACTAGACGAAAACCCATTTACTgcaaagtaattatttttttattataatacctTTTTGTACTATCTTTTTTAGTTTTACTATTTTTGATAAATGAAAAACACTAAATCTTTCTAGATACAACAAATTGAATGCAGCCTTCGTGTCATTGATAGAAGATTACAGTCTTGTCAGCTTTATACCATTGGATATCTCTAATCAAGCATTGTTATTGCAAGTAAAAAATGCAGTAGATAAAGCTAATGGTTATATCTTTGGTGGAAATGAACCTCAAGATGTTCAAACTTTACTTGCATGTGCTGTTGGAGCAGTAAACGAAAGCGAGAGAATGTCAACAATAGAttcatattttgaataaagacaTGTTTTGTAAACAAATCATACAAATGATGTTATTTATTCTCGTGTTCATATGCTCACACACATGTTCTGAATGACTAAACTATCAGCATCGATTAATTTCTTAGGTGGTTGTTTCGGTGTTTTTGGCTTCTGAGCTCAGTTTATGATATACATAATTGATTTGCTCGTCCCGAGTCCCGAATTTGTTAACCCTCAACAGATGTTAGCTTATTTCTGGAGGTAtgccactaatttatttttagcaattaatCCTGAAGGACTTCCAGGATAAAAACATGTTTGTGCAGCCTTTTGGGCTACCCAGCTGTCTGTGTatcaaatttcaactttctaggtcttctgtgtttcgagattttttcaCCGTTACATAGGACAGAGGAACTGGCAATTATATTTATAGATTTTCACTGATTCAGTTTTGTCAACTATACGTTAATTTTAGGAAACGATACAGTCGATTAtgtagtttaaataatttattgaacTGTTGATTAGTCATTTTGACTCACAAATATTTGCGCCAAATCATCGTAGTCATATGttcttttcaaaaatatatCTTCCAACTTCAATCCTGAGATAGTCTGAAATTTTACAAGGCTTACctaacatattcaaattttaactgaaatatattgtatattacaaCACTAAAGGCCTATCTATTTTGTTTCCTATATATGTAGACAAATATGTATACGTTTTATAAAGTAATACTCACTACAATACCACTCTGTAATGCAATTAAACATAAAGGAATATCGATTGACACTCCAGGCTTTAgtgttccaatttttgtagtagATATGCCACACCATGCTATAGAGCTACTAGAATCCAAACAAAGCATTAAATCCATACTTCTTTCTCTAAAAAGATAtatgattctatcatttttAACATCTGTATGTTACTttacaacaaatttttaaacacAACTAAAGTACATACGATGTATTTATTATACGACAATTGAATGTAAGTGATTGTTCAAGGTAAACTTTCAAAGGAATGTCTTTTACAGTGACTCGCAGATCACCATATTCAGGTGCCTAAAAAATTGaggtattaatgaaattatagaaAATCGTATACTGTTTGCAcatgaaataatataacaacatgACAAACCATCCTTTGCAACTGACTTGTTTGTAGCCTTCCTCTTTCTCCTAAGTTACTTCTCCAGACAATATCTAATTTTCCAATGTTTGTTGCATTGTGCATCATTTTTGGATCTCTTAACAAAGTTAATTGCGGTTTTAAACAATACAAGTACTGCCTACTGCAATCAGTATCTAATACATTAACTGATCCATAAATGGATTCTCCCTTCTCATTTGTATTCAGAGTTGACACTGAAGATATAAAATATGTGTAATTTTATCTACTAATAGTACACAAGAAAACTTACCACTAAATAAGTGAGACGATTCAAGAGAAACTTTTTCTAAACATATCGGTCCAGCTGTGAGATTCTGTATTTGTGCTTCAAGATATACTTCATCtgactttaaaaaaaataatgttgttaatttttttatatcgaaCAGTTTTATTATAGAGAAGTAAATATTACAATTGACCATATTTATCGttatataaaatttgtaattgtaaagatGTTACCTCGGCGTTATAAAACTTTGTTTTCACATCTAATGGTTTCACCACTTGAagtttataatattttctaaatGACTGTGGAGTAGCGCCCAATGTTATAGGTGTGTAAGTCACTTCGCATACTAGTCTGAAATATATTCATATTGATTATTTACAGTATTAAAGTATTTCTTAACTTTACATCCTTACATGTGTGTGCCTATTTCTTTTACTTCGTGGTGTATTACTTCATCGACTGTAGCATCAGGTGGTAAATCTTTTGTTTCTCCATTGCTACCAGAAAGAGGAATATTTTGAGTACTTGTTTGTAAATCTGCCTATAGTATAAAACATTGTTAAAAATAATTCATTAGTTTTAAAAAAGCATGTACAACAACTATTATTACAACatacttttaattttttatcatttttctcgGGATCGGGACGGAATCCCCCGAGAATTTCGGAAtcccgaaaatgttcagaattcCCGAAAATATCTGTGGTGATTCCCGACATTTTGAAGTTTCTCCATACTTGCAGAATAACGACACTTTCGGGAATCccaaatattattctatatcCCGTACATTGTCGGGAATCCCGGATATTTTACGGGAATCTCGCACACGCTTGTACTTTTAGTGTACATATTATGCATTAATAATATGTTGTAGTAACTAATacataaattcaaaaaatatcaaatactgTAGTTAAAACAATGAGCTGCATACTTACTTTAACACTAACATCTTCTACAAATTGACCACTACCATTATGTACACATAGATAGCTTGAAAACATTTCACCTAAATAAATATTCCTGGAAAGATGTATGCATAGTTTTAATTTCATACTTTCatatcaaataatattattattcatattatCAAACATTGATAAATGGaatttaaatacatataataactATGACTTTATCGTGTTTTGTATttgttcaattacaattacagtagaACCCCATTTATCCGACTCAAATGGGACCAGCTCGATCCGGGTGATCGGAAATTTGAATAATTCGAAAGTTCGGTAACAACATAACTAACACATTTGTATGTAtacttttataacaatattgatAGTATGAAGCAAAATACGTTATATATACAGTATAAgactttaatttaattaaaatgttcTAAAGAAGTCTGTAAATTCGTTTTGTCAGATTTGAATGACATTTTAGGTGCTGTACAGTTTCCTAGACTTCCAAGTTGTAGACTCAggatattaattaattagtgGATGAAACAAGAAAACAGTGATCATATTTGACAATCCGGATAAATGGAGTTCTACTCTATTAACATaaactattgggttggaaagaaagagagttgacagcattttcaaattaagaatcgaagattaaattaaggtatttattcatatgcttATTCAATAACAGgagagaagttacctcgaaaatggcaaaaagtaatagaacagaatagaaaatatattattaaatacatcTATGAACAATTTtagttcaattttaatttataaatgctACAAACTTTCAATCTATAATATAATTATGTATTGTAAAAGCATATATATATACCCAAAACTTTGAGGTAAGACCATAAATTGTCCTACAGTAAGAGTTTCCATTCCTTGTAAAGCAGTACAATCATTTTTAAGTTCATTATTTAATGTATTGCCAGGAAGATCTGCCGAGTCACAAGTTACAACAATTGGACTTGCGAGAGTAGGTCGAGTTAATCTCATCACTGAAAAAAGagctaaatatttttaatgaataCATACAAACAGTATTTCTAACAACAAATATGGTGCGCatacatataaattattatttatgtgtttattatataaaacttgGTAACAAAAAAACTCAAGAAATACACGGTATTACATTTATTTGAGCTTTGATAAGAATTAGTATATTAAGTTTGTTATATTTAGTTagttatgtataatattttttttttaactcagTTTTGTACGAGTATAAAATGCATGTCTCGAATAATGTGAGTATGTCTAACTGACCACCCATCCGAGTAATCTGAAAGATTCAAATGTTCTTGGTAAAACTTTGTAAACAATCtttgtatcagatgattgcataagtttgtGCACGATTTTCACAaaatgtcgcaaactgtactgcacggcgcagtgtaaaaagaaattatatagtcaccattcttttctaattgtaaaaaagaATGGTAactatatataattgattaacaaaaatataaattctatTTTGAAATTGATACTACATCTTtccatatttagtatttttcaaTAACACTCGTCATTGTAATAGTCTGTGAATAGTCTGAAACTAGTTCAGATTATAATTCTAAAATTTTATGACTATTAGATGTACACTCACTTTGTAAATATCTTTACATCAGTATTTGGGATTGGTGAACATCCGAGAgttaagaataaaatattataactagTAAACTTAAATgtaacagaatgaaatattaatcggTTCTTAAACTCaagtaaatgtaaaaattatgtgcttctctctctctctctctctcttgagcTTTTTGTTGTTCCTTCCTAATGAACGCATAAAGAAtgattttctaaaaaaattggttTCATTTGTCCGCAGTGTTGCTCCTTATTGTATGTACATGCATGttctaaaatataatattattaacataTTGTTTTATTACCTTTCAATGCTAATAAATGTTCATTTTTTGGTTTAGCTTCCATTTCAACTATGAACTGTTAGCAGCGACTGTATTTGAAGAAGACTTactaaaaaatgtaataatgGTATCTGTGTGTCAAATGACACTTATAAAGACTATATAACCTATAATTTAGCATACTGTTTGAAAAACATTGGTGCATTGGTAGCAggtgtcacacacacacacacacacaaatacaAATAAAGCAAATAAATATCCAaaagatattttcaattataaatatatttaaaaataacgttaaatgaaatttttatagaaGATTGACTTTAATCTTATTGCAAACAATATTGCAAATACAAAAACATTAAGagttttatttcattcaaaTGTACAAATTGACTGAAATTGACTAAAAACAGTGAATACTTGAAGCTGAAGCAAACTGAAGCTGAAGTATCACATGTGAttcagtgctgccagatgaggggaatcacgccgatatgaggtaccccctctctgatgaccagagtaatatgcagtaatatgtgacatgtggcgactgtagcgacagcagtgctgccagatgaggggaatcacgccgatTTTAGGTACCCCCTCTCCGACGACCACCAGAGtaagtgacacgttgcgcgtgtgcgacggggattgagtgaggcaaatgggagacacgttgcgcgtgcgcgatggggacgcaacaatggcatgacatttcgcaggttttaggttattgccgcgtaaaattcacccatttacttatttcacatactatgtaattattgatccctttatgtctatgttgtgagttgtatttctttaaaatataacgttacaaataaaacgtaatttgtcaatttatcgtgtagaagaaaaatgagtgaatttattatcccagtctcttttatgcaactatttttgagaagcgtatgagggttaacagtgttaaaatatattatgatttattgattttactggaatgtaactcagtactacatacatacagatttcaaaattttttcaattgtacatataaaagaaagcattcatacttcgcttcacgactgaaactcccacatgttacaattcattttatttattatataataaagaatgtttacaatgtctatttagaacgaaccatatgatttatttcattaagtacgtatatgtacacgagtacgatacgatacgcggcaataacctaaaacctgcgaaatgtcatatcatctcatctgtcatcgttgcgtgtgtgtgcgtccccgtccccatcgcgcacgcgcaacgtgtccccCATTTGCCCCTACTCaatccccgtcgcgcacgcgcaacgtgtctcccatttgccccactcaatcctaaagcgatggaataggatagtggaaggggaaaagtaggagagtacctggttgcgatctcacaaccatctggcagcactgagCGACAGTAAATGTGGCGACTGTAGCGACACTCACCAGTCAttgacaaaatacaatttgtttaatcaATAGTTTGCCATCAATGAAGTTGGATCTAAAAATATTGTGATCAAAgaatttaattctattaaagttttgttaataaacttcatcttaatttatttattggaatCTCTAATATAATTCACTAGAGATTTACCAAAGACACGTTGCGCATGTCGACGGGGATTGAGtgaggcaaatgggagacacgttgcgcgcagcgcgtgcgcgatggggacgcaacaatggcatgacatttcgcaggttttaggttattgccgcgtaaaattcacccatttacttatttcacatactatgtaattattaatccctttatgtctatgttgtgagttgtatttctttaaaatataacgttacaaataaaacataatttgtcaatttatcgtgtagaagaaaaatgagtgaatttattatcccagtctcttttatgcaactatttttgagaagcgtatGAGGATTAacacagtgttaaaatatattatgatttattgattttactggaatgtaactcatacatacagattttaagattttttcaattgtacatataaaagtaagcattcatacttcgcttcacgactgaaactcccacatgttacaattcattttatttataataaagaatgtttacaatgtctatttagaacgaaccatataatttatttcattaagtacgtatatgtacacgagtacgatacgatacgcggcaataacctaaaacctgcgaaatgtcatgtcatctcatctgtcatcgttgcgtccccatcgcgcacgcgcaacgtgtctcccatttgccccactcaatcccaaagcgatggaataggatagtggaaggggaaaaggaggagagtacctGGTTGCAATCTTACAACCATCTGGCAGCACCAGGCAGCACTGCATGTGATCACGATCAATCACGATCACATGAGAGCATATGAGAGCGTAAATACACGGGCTTCGAATGCGAACTActgacagagacagagagactcTCTGCTACTGAATACTAAACACATGAGAAGCAATGAGAAGTAATCAATTTCTATATAGTGCGCATGCGTCCGTAAGTTGGTCCACGAtgaaaatatgtaatttcaaaattttatcccATGAATATAGctatctatacagggtgtcccaaaaatgttctacttccTTGAAAAGGATGATTGCTGATgccattttcctttgcga from Lasioglossum baleicum chromosome 2, iyLasBale1, whole genome shotgun sequence harbors:
- the LOC143219687 gene encoding GPN-loop GTPase 2; its protein translation is MSLIFGQLVIGPPGSGKTTYCHAMSKFLEKLGRKVAVINIDPANENMEYKPVVDISQLIKHEDVMSHYGLGPNGALVYCMEFLEANVKWLITKVLDLKDYYIIIDCPGQVELYTHHNSISAIANKLGENLVRLCSVHLIDSHHCSDPGKYLSSLILCTTTMLKLGLPHVNIMTKFDEMKKFSHRLDFNVDYYTEVLNLKYLLDKLDENPFTAKYNKLNAAFVSLIEDYSLVSFIPLDISNQALLLQVKNAVDKANGYIFGGNEPQDVQTLLACAVGAVNESERMSTIDSYFE
- the LOC143219645 gene encoding trafficking protein particle complex subunit 13; the protein is MEAKPKNEHLLALKVMRLTRPTLASPIVVTCDSADLPGNTLNNELKNDCTALQGMETLTVGQFMVLPQSFGNIYLGEMFSSYLCVHNGSGQFVEDVSVKADLQTSTQNIPLSGSNGETKDLPPDATVDEVIHHEVKEIGTHILVCEVTYTPITLGATPQSFRKYYKLQVVKPLDVKTKFYNAESDEVYLEAQIQNLTAGPICLEKVSLESSHLFSVSTLNTNEKGESIYGSVNVLDTDCSRQYLYCLKPQLTLLRDPKMMHNATNIGKLDIVWRSNLGERGRLQTSQLQRMAPEYGDLRVTVKDIPLKVYLEQSLTFNCRIINTSERSMDLMLCLDSSSSIAWCGISTTKIGTLKPGVSIDIPLCLIALQSGIVTISGLKLEDIFLKRTYDYDDLAQIFVSQND